The DNA segment TGCCGGCGGTCATGAGGTTGACCTCGCCCGGGTAGATCATCTGGTTGGTGCCGAGCGAATCCCGGTGCTGGAATTCGCCTTGGAGCAGGTAGGTCACCGTGGCGAGGCCGATGTGCGGGTGCGGACGCACGTCGATGCCGCCCTCAGTGATGAATTCCGCCGGGCCCATCTGATCGAAAAAAATGAACGGGCCGACCAGCTGCCGTTGGGCGGTTGGCAGCGCGCGCCGTACGCTGAAGCCGCCGAGGTCGTGGGCGCGCGGGACGATCAGGGTCTCGATGGCGTCGACATCGCCCGGGTCGGGGCAGTGGGCGTCAAGTGCCGGGTTCCAACTCATGCTGCCTCCAGGTCGAACAACAGGATTTCCGCGCTCACGCCGGTATGCAGGGTCAAGCTTCCCGGTGCCGACACCGCGAGCCCGTCACCCTGGCGCAGCGGGGTATCGTTCACCGCGACGCTGCCGTTGACGACCTGAATCCAGACGGCCCGTCCCGGGGCCAGGGTGTGCGTGATCTGCTGGCTGCCCGACAGCGTGGCCGCGTACACGTCGGCCTGCGCCTGCACCCGCATCGACCCGTTGCGGCCGTCTCGCGACAGGAACAACGCGAGCTTGCCGTCCTTGTCGCTCGGGTCGATATCGAGCGTGTCGTAGCGCGGCTCGCCGCCGAGCTGATCGGGCATCAACCAGACCTGCAGGAAACGCACGGGATCGGTGTCAGACGGGTTGAACTCACTGTGCACCACACCGCGTCCGGCGCTCATGTATTGCACGCCGCCCGCACCCACCACGGAGCCGTTACCGAGGCTGTCACGGTGCTCGAGTGCACCCGCCACGACGTACGAGAAGATCTCGGCATCGCGGTGCGGGTGGGCGCCGAAGCCCTTGCCTGCACTGACGTGGTCGTCGTTGATCACGCGCAGGTTGGCGAACTGCATGTGCGCCGGGTCGTGGTAGTTTCCGAAACTGAAACTGTGCGCCGATGTCAGCCAGCCGAAGTCGGCCTGGCCGCGCGCGTCTGCGCGCCGCACCCGCAGCGCGGCTGCGGGCACGGGCGCGACGCCCGGATCCTGGGTGGCGGTCACGGTGGCCATGTCAGGCGGCCTCTGCCAGCGCGCGCGCTTCGGCCTGTGCTGCCGCGATCACCGCCGCCGGGTCCTTCGAGCCCGCGAGACCGGCGGCGCCGATCACGGTCACGTCGTGGATGCCGACGAAGCCGAGCACGTGTTTCAGGTACGGCGTCGCGAAGTCGATGTCGCTGCCGATCGGTGTGCCGCCCGACGTGGCGAGCACCACGGCGCGCTTGCCTTCGAGCAGGCCGACCGGACCGTTCTCGCTGTAGCGGAACGTCAACCCGGCGCGGGCGACCATGTCGACCCAGGCCTTGAGAGTGGCAGGTACACCGAAGTTGTAGATTGGCGTGGTGATCACCACCAGGTCTGCTGCCTTGAGCTCCGCGACGCGCGCGTCGGAGTAGGCGAGCGCGTCGCGCTGCGCGTCCGAGCGGGCATCGGCAGGTGTGAAGTTGGCACCGATCCAGTCGGCGTCCACGAACGGCGCGCCGGAGTTGGTGTCGAAGGCGGTCACGGTCGTGTCGTGTTGCGCAGCGAATGCGTCGACCAGTTGATCGCCGAGTTGTTTGGAGACGGAATCGGTCTGGCGCGCGCTGGCGTCGATGCGGAGGATGTGCATGGCAGGTTCACCGTTTTGAGTTCTGGTGTGGCTATAGTGGGCGTGCACACGCCAAAGATAAGCCCGCTTCGGCGGGTTACAGTGTTCTCAGAATCGCAACAACACCGCAGACCTCATGAGCCGATTTGACGAAATTGCCGTGTTTGTCCGAACCGTGGAAGCCGGTTCCTTCACCGCCGCCGCCACGCAACTGGGCATCGGCAAGTCGATCGTCAGCCGCCGGATTCGCGAGCTCGAGCAACGCCTGGGTGCCCAGCTGCTGGTGCGCTCGACACGCACACAGCACCTGACCGACGAGGGCCAGGCCCTCTACGAGCGCGCCACCGAGTTGCTGGCAGCCTGGCAGGACATGGAGTCGCTCGGACGGGTTGAAGACAGTCCGCTGGCCGGGCGTATCCGGGTGTCGGTCCCGCTCTCCTTTGGCCTTGCGCGCTTCGGCCCAGCGCTCTCGTCGTTCTGCGAACTGCACCCGGATGTACACCTCGACGTGCAGTTCAGCGATCGCAAGGTAGATCTGATCGCCGAAGGATTCGACGTGGCGTTGCGGATCGCCGATCTGCCGGACTCGACCTTGAAGGCGCGGAAGCTCGAAACCATCACCCACACCGCGGTGGCGAGCCCTGTCTTTTTGCTGCAAAACGGCACACCGACCCGCCCCGCGGACCTCACGCTGATGCCGGAACTGCGCTTTGGCCTGCGCGAGCGCAAACGCTGGCCGTACGTGGACACCGACGGCACCGTGGGCGAGATTGAGTTGCAGGCCCGGTTGTCAGCCGACAACGGTGAGTTTCTCTGCGACGCGGCGTGTCGCGGGCTCGGCGTCGTGCTCTTGCCCCGGTTCATCGTCGATCAGGCGATTGAACGCGGTGATCTGGTTGAACTGCTGCCCGACGTTGACTGGTACACGCTCGAACTGTTTGCGGTCTATCCGGCCACGCGGCACTTGCCGCAGCGCGTGCGCGCCCTGATCGATCACCTGGTCGACTGTTGCGGTGGCTCGGAGGCTGGCTGATCGTTGCAATCTTGGCCTCGTTGATGGCTGTCGGTGCCACGTCGCCGCCGACTGTCCCGAAACACACAGACACAGGCGACCAGCAGACCAGCTGCCATCGCATACCAGGTGAGCGCGTAGCTGAGGTGGTTGTTTCGGAACGTGAGTGGCATCAGGCTGCCGCGTGGCCAGGCGTCGGGAGCCAGGGCGTGTTCAGCTGCGATGTAGAAGGGTTCTGCACGTGACAGCCCGGCGTGGGTGCTGAGTTGCGCCGTGTCGGGCGAAAACCACCGCCCGGCCGTCGGGTCGTTCTTCTCGAGCAGCGTGCCATGTGGCACCGATGCACGCACATGGCCCAGGATGGTCTGCGTGCCCTCGGGCGACACCCAGTCTGCGGGGCCACTGCCACTGGGCACAAAC comes from the Pseudomonadota bacterium genome and includes:
- a CDS encoding LysR family transcriptional regulator, translating into MSRFDEIAVFVRTVEAGSFTAAATQLGIGKSIVSRRIRELEQRLGAQLLVRSTRTQHLTDEGQALYERATELLAAWQDMESLGRVEDSPLAGRIRVSVPLSFGLARFGPALSSFCELHPDVHLDVQFSDRKVDLIAEGFDVALRIADLPDSTLKARKLETITHTAVASPVFLLQNGTPTRPADLTLMPELRFGLRERKRWPYVDTDGTVGEIELQARLSADNGEFLCDAACRGLGVVLLPRFIVDQAIERGDLVELLPDVDWYTLELFAVYPATRHLPQRVRALIDHLVDCCGGSEAG
- a CDS encoding NAD(P)H-dependent oxidoreductase, with product MHILRIDASARQTDSVSKQLGDQLVDAFAAQHDTTVTAFDTNSGAPFVDADWIGANFTPADARSDAQRDALAYSDARVAELKAADLVVITTPIYNFGVPATLKAWVDMVARAGLTFRYSENGPVGLLEGKRAVVLATSGGTPIGSDIDFATPYLKHVLGFVGIHDVTVIGAAGLAGSKDPAAVIAAAQAEARALAEAA
- a CDS encoding SURF1 family protein; translated protein: MDTQRRPWVRVTVVCATLLVFVCLVLLGNWQLRRLAWKQDLIDTVTARAFQPPVAPPTHFDVSRHRYARVAVTGVFDHDLSQRVKAVTELGPGHWLMAPLFAAEGVYWINRGFVPSGSGPADWVSPEGTQTILGHVRASVPHGTLLEKNDPTAGRWFSPDTAQLSTHAGLSRAEPFYIAAEHALAPDAWPRGSLMPLTFRNNHLSYALTWYAMAAGLLVACVCVFRDSRRRRGTDSHQRGQDCNDQPASEPPQQSTR
- a CDS encoding pirin family protein, with translation MATVTATQDPGVAPVPAAALRVRRADARGQADFGWLTSAHSFSFGNYHDPAHMQFANLRVINDDHVSAGKGFGAHPHRDAEIFSYVVAGALEHRDSLGNGSVVGAGGVQYMSAGRGVVHSEFNPSDTDPVRFLQVWLMPDQLGGEPRYDTLDIDPSDKDGKLALFLSRDGRNGSMRVQAQADVYAATLSGSQQITHTLAPGRAVWIQVVNGSVAVNDTPLRQGDGLAVSAPGSLTLHTGVSAEILLFDLEAA